A region from the Sandaracinus amylolyticus genome encodes:
- a CDS encoding family 10 glycosylhydrolase, giving the protein MSTRRFAVALLALAALGPAGCTSEGPLGAHDDALVETPVDTFAAVAQANHPESAGAYGVWYDATHNTFGTPSRSTLAGAPAMRIDDGGFANGVYTIYRAAIPADGTYQISVPVQVVETGATSTNGIRAFQVGVAVGSTARHRGPNPSSLPGLGVSASYTGLTTADDTALGPQTLVTGEFDAHAGDDLLIAFGTDVTSGTWSAGSATWGGHVLVGAITLVAAGPSDGSTIVDDDDGAPDFVQQGAWTVSGGIGHGGGHYRFASSGNATSVATWEATVEPGYYDVQVTYRAGANRATAAHYTIESNGTSVSTSVNQRTRDQQWVYIGGVDASATGVVRVTLSAAQSLPVGSVAIADAVRLVPGTSPGVDEPEMRVAAVTVFDGLSDVGAIQSIIDEIAAHRYNAIAVHTRYRGDATYIPNRADATYPNHEPRSTAVGDVDVLAEFIARGHARGLKIFAYVNTHLVTEGAASPSDPGHVVNAHPEWRTYAYNGGAPVVQTPAHDPEGMWLEPALPDVREYLADVVGDIATNYEIDGVILDRIRYPQTAFTRENRDFGYHPEAIERFNRRFHRRGVPSPRDADWITFRQEAITDTVAAIHRRLERIDGDLILLAYPIGRLTDARQFNYQDWPTWMTEGAIDGVLPQIYTADNAAFATSLAAHAEAYGGDRLLGVTLDAFRAGVDLSGQIETARLAGFAGTSPFRHGTMGDLGYLEQARAAWPGYAEWPAMPWKNARVERLELRGVCADDVTRRRFRVSNPNAWSIPVEWSIVGTTDEGAYFAPPGDSFYEVAADRLLPRVSLLTWRNERRIQLTAAAIALPRRCR; this is encoded by the coding sequence ATGAGCACCCGTCGTTTTGCTGTGGCTCTCCTGGCCCTCGCCGCGCTCGGTCCAGCCGGCTGCACCTCGGAGGGCCCCCTCGGCGCCCACGACGACGCGCTGGTCGAGACCCCCGTCGACACCTTCGCGGCCGTCGCCCAGGCGAACCACCCCGAGAGCGCGGGTGCCTACGGCGTCTGGTACGACGCGACCCACAACACGTTCGGCACCCCGTCGCGCAGCACGCTGGCCGGCGCGCCCGCGATGCGCATCGACGACGGCGGGTTCGCGAACGGCGTCTACACGATCTACCGCGCCGCGATCCCGGCCGACGGCACCTACCAGATCTCGGTCCCGGTCCAGGTCGTCGAGACCGGCGCGACCTCGACGAACGGCATCCGTGCGTTCCAGGTCGGCGTCGCGGTCGGATCGACCGCGCGGCACCGCGGGCCCAACCCGAGCTCGCTGCCCGGGCTCGGCGTGTCGGCGAGCTACACGGGGCTGACCACCGCGGACGACACCGCGCTCGGCCCGCAGACGCTGGTCACCGGCGAGTTCGACGCGCACGCGGGCGACGACCTGCTCATCGCCTTCGGCACCGACGTGACGAGCGGCACCTGGAGCGCCGGGTCGGCGACCTGGGGCGGCCACGTCCTCGTCGGCGCGATCACGCTGGTCGCGGCCGGTCCGTCGGACGGCTCGACGATCGTCGACGACGACGACGGCGCGCCCGACTTCGTGCAGCAGGGCGCGTGGACGGTCAGCGGCGGCATCGGCCACGGCGGCGGGCACTACCGCTTCGCGTCGTCGGGCAACGCGACCAGCGTCGCGACCTGGGAAGCGACGGTCGAGCCCGGCTACTACGACGTGCAGGTCACCTACCGCGCGGGCGCGAACCGCGCGACGGCCGCGCACTACACGATCGAGTCGAACGGGACGAGCGTCTCGACGTCGGTCAACCAGCGCACGCGCGACCAGCAGTGGGTCTACATCGGCGGGGTCGACGCGTCGGCGACCGGCGTGGTGCGCGTGACGCTCTCGGCGGCGCAGAGCCTGCCGGTCGGCTCGGTGGCGATCGCGGACGCGGTGCGCCTCGTGCCCGGGACCTCGCCGGGCGTCGACGAGCCCGAGATGCGCGTCGCGGCGGTGACCGTGTTCGACGGCCTCTCGGACGTCGGCGCGATCCAGTCGATCATCGACGAGATCGCGGCGCATCGATACAACGCGATCGCGGTCCACACGCGCTACCGCGGCGACGCGACGTACATCCCGAACCGCGCCGACGCGACGTACCCGAACCACGAGCCGCGCAGCACGGCGGTGGGCGACGTCGACGTGCTCGCGGAGTTCATCGCGCGCGGCCACGCGCGCGGCCTGAAGATCTTCGCGTACGTGAACACGCACCTCGTGACCGAGGGCGCCGCGTCGCCGAGCGATCCCGGGCACGTCGTGAACGCGCACCCGGAGTGGCGGACCTACGCGTACAACGGCGGCGCGCCCGTCGTGCAGACGCCGGCGCACGACCCCGAGGGCATGTGGCTCGAGCCCGCGCTGCCCGACGTGCGCGAGTACCTCGCGGACGTCGTCGGCGACATCGCGACGAACTACGAGATCGACGGCGTCATCCTCGATCGCATCCGGTACCCGCAGACCGCGTTCACCCGCGAGAACCGCGACTTCGGCTACCACCCCGAGGCGATCGAGCGCTTCAACCGCCGCTTCCACCGCCGCGGCGTGCCGAGCCCGCGCGACGCGGACTGGATCACGTTCCGCCAGGAGGCGATCACCGACACGGTCGCGGCGATCCACCGTCGCCTCGAGCGCATCGACGGCGATCTGATCCTGCTCGCGTACCCGATCGGCCGCCTCACCGACGCGCGCCAGTTCAACTACCAGGACTGGCCGACGTGGATGACCGAGGGCGCGATCGACGGCGTGCTCCCGCAGATCTACACGGCGGACAACGCGGCGTTCGCGACGAGCCTCGCCGCGCATGCCGAGGCGTACGGCGGTGATCGCCTGCTCGGCGTGACGCTCGATGCGTTCCGCGCGGGCGTCGATCTCTCGGGGCAGATCGAGACGGCGCGGCTCGCGGGCTTCGCGGGCACGTCGCCGTTCCGCCACGGCACGATGGGCGATCTCGGCTACCTCGAGCAGGCGCGCGCGGCGTGGCCCGGGTACGCGGAGTGGCCGGCGATGCCGTGGAAGAACGCGCGCGTCGAGCGGCTCGAGCTGCGCGGTGTGTGCGCCGACGACGTGACGCGTCGCCGGTTCCGCGTGTCGAACCCGAACGCGTGGTCGATCCCGGTCGAGTGGAGCATCGTCGGGACGACCGACGAGGGCGCGTACTTCGCGCCCCCGGGTGACTCGTTCTACGAGGTTGCGGCGGATCGACTGCTGCCGCGCGTGTCGCTGCTGACGTGGCGCAACGAGCGGCGGATCCAGCTGACCGCCGCGGCGATCGCGCTGCCGAGGCGCTGCCGCTGA
- a CDS encoding OmpP1/FadL family transporter — MPAPRARAGGFEVPDQSAVAGATGGAGTARRDDPSAAFYNPAALADGGGFRGALGILLAVPNISIEHLEGEMETSSTVSGVSPPPHLHLSYAENEWAVGAYLGVSHGTSVSWPSAPDAWWGRFEAMSTNLLVFRAAPFFSLRLGGEHGLLRDFPDIRLSIGAHVDTARAETRRQLDFIDVEGSVHVLMWGAGVGGDASIFWQATPEFALGASYKSRTWMRATGDADFTVPPPFVGRAPDQHASTELVIPDRLTFGAAWQQREFGVFADVGWTAWSVRDRQRVDFERETTSDSDVAQDWRDTWVFRLGGEVTPIDWFHARAGLFYDMEASPPETLGPASPDMARFGVTLGTGFDVTREIGIDASYSYVTFVGRESTSQDAPLARYWGDLHVVSFTARLVVDPTPEPPVVEEVVTDVRPADPTVADEGAPPIDDAPAVEPPAAETPETIAPPPATEATTEAPAAPRRQRAR; from the coding sequence TTGCCGGCTCCACGAGCCCGCGCAGGCGGGTTCGAGGTGCCCGATCAGAGCGCGGTCGCGGGGGCGACGGGCGGCGCGGGCACGGCCCGTCGCGACGATCCCTCGGCGGCGTTCTACAACCCCGCGGCGCTCGCCGACGGGGGTGGCTTCCGCGGTGCGCTCGGCATCCTGCTGGCGGTGCCGAACATCTCGATCGAGCACCTCGAGGGCGAGATGGAGACGTCGTCGACCGTCTCCGGCGTCTCCCCGCCGCCGCACCTCCACCTCTCGTACGCGGAGAACGAGTGGGCGGTCGGCGCGTACCTCGGCGTCTCGCACGGCACGAGCGTGTCGTGGCCCTCGGCGCCCGACGCGTGGTGGGGGCGCTTCGAGGCGATGAGCACGAACCTCCTCGTGTTCCGCGCCGCGCCGTTCTTCTCGCTGCGGCTCGGCGGCGAGCACGGCCTCCTGCGCGACTTCCCGGACATCCGGCTCTCGATCGGCGCCCACGTCGACACCGCGCGCGCCGAGACGCGCCGGCAGCTCGACTTCATCGACGTCGAGGGCTCGGTGCACGTGCTGATGTGGGGCGCGGGCGTGGGCGGCGACGCGTCGATCTTCTGGCAGGCGACCCCGGAATTCGCGCTCGGCGCCTCGTACAAGAGCCGCACCTGGATGCGCGCGACGGGCGACGCGGACTTCACGGTGCCCCCGCCGTTCGTCGGACGGGCCCCCGACCAGCACGCGTCGACCGAGCTCGTCATCCCGGATCGCCTGACGTTCGGCGCGGCGTGGCAGCAGCGCGAATTCGGGGTGTTCGCCGACGTCGGCTGGACGGCGTGGAGCGTGCGCGACCGGCAGCGTGTCGACTTCGAGCGCGAGACCACCAGCGACAGCGACGTGGCCCAGGACTGGCGCGACACCTGGGTGTTCCGGCTCGGCGGCGAGGTCACGCCCATCGACTGGTTCCACGCCCGGGCCGGCCTCTTCTACGACATGGAGGCGTCGCCGCCGGAGACGCTGGGCCCGGCATCGCCCGACATGGCGCGCTTCGGCGTGACGCTCGGGACGGGCTTCGACGTCACGCGCGAGATCGGGATCGACGCGAGCTACTCGTACGTGACGTTCGTCGGGCGCGAGTCGACGAGCCAGGACGCGCCCCTGGCGCGGTACTGGGGCGATCTCCACGTGGTCTCGTTCACCGCGCGGCTGGTGGTGGACCCGACGCCGGAGCCCCCGGTCGTCGAAGAGGTCGTCACCGACGTTCGCCCGGCGGATCCGACCGTCGCGGACGAAGGCGCACCGCCGATCGACGATGCGCCCGCGGTCGAGCCGCCCGCGGCCGAGACGCCGGAGACGATCGCCCCGCCGCCCGCGACCGAGGCCACGACCGAAGCGCCCGCCGCGCCGCGCCGCCAGCGCGCGCGCTGA
- a CDS encoding cation:proton antiporter, translating to MDRPRRRAWGHVGVLVASAALLLATYEAPARGQDVDAGRRPDAGEATATTSDAGAARERDAGATRERDAGAARTAPARARDAGPPDAGVLADAGVDDAGIPDGAIVDDAGVPDAAMELDAGTDAGAIALVPIEPAEGEVPTEIPSITGESDGSRVIRTLLGLVALLALAWIGAHPRVQRLEERMGISQVVTSGLPFVALGVICRAPGIDILNDEVLIAITPLLQFGLGWIGFHTGFQFEGAAMDEVPKGTSSVVILLTGASFATIAVACGVLLFATGLGGDPFRMTTFVRDAAIVGLAGALSAPTLERLGAQRVPARAMELARTIGVLDDVVGVVALAMLFAWLHPSEGGSWNLPGVGWLFVTFGMAATLGLVMYAVLRGTESAAESSALLIGCVCFTAGMAGFFSLPPLVVCFLAGILLKNMPGGDKPRLSAAFARLERPIYLVFLVVVGALWRVDDWRGWVLLPVFVVARIVGRALGARVARRLPHDARHPGLDEMPTPDLITPPMGALALAFVITARTLYESPATQAIVTAVIGGAVATEIIVQITSRKSRARRAGATRSGETSISSAGVRPSTPTPLPAAPPPSEPPPPHAGTDEADRSSN from the coding sequence GTGGATCGTCCCCGACGACGCGCATGGGGCCACGTCGGCGTGCTCGTCGCGTCGGCCGCGCTCCTGCTCGCCACGTACGAAGCGCCGGCGCGCGGTCAGGACGTCGACGCAGGTCGGCGCCCCGACGCGGGCGAGGCCACCGCGACGACGAGCGACGCAGGCGCTGCGCGAGAGCGCGACGCCGGCGCGACGCGCGAGCGAGACGCGGGAGCGGCGCGCACGGCCCCGGCTCGTGCGCGCGACGCCGGGCCGCCCGACGCGGGCGTGCTCGCCGACGCGGGGGTGGACGACGCGGGCATCCCCGACGGCGCGATCGTCGACGACGCGGGCGTCCCCGACGCGGCGATGGAGCTCGACGCGGGCACCGATGCCGGCGCGATCGCGCTCGTCCCGATCGAGCCCGCCGAGGGCGAGGTCCCGACCGAGATCCCGTCGATCACCGGCGAGAGCGACGGAAGCCGCGTCATCCGCACGCTGCTGGGCCTCGTCGCGCTGCTCGCGCTCGCGTGGATCGGCGCGCACCCGCGCGTGCAGCGCCTCGAAGAGCGCATGGGCATCTCGCAGGTCGTCACCAGCGGCCTGCCCTTCGTCGCGCTCGGCGTGATCTGTCGTGCCCCCGGCATCGACATCCTGAACGACGAGGTGCTCATCGCGATCACGCCGCTGCTCCAGTTCGGGCTCGGGTGGATCGGGTTCCACACCGGCTTCCAGTTCGAGGGCGCGGCGATGGACGAGGTGCCGAAGGGCACGTCGTCGGTGGTGATCCTCCTGACCGGCGCGTCGTTCGCGACGATCGCGGTCGCGTGCGGCGTGCTGCTCTTCGCGACGGGGCTCGGCGGCGATCCGTTCCGCATGACGACGTTCGTGCGCGACGCGGCGATCGTCGGGCTCGCGGGCGCGCTCTCCGCGCCCACGCTCGAGCGGCTCGGCGCGCAGCGCGTCCCGGCGCGCGCGATGGAGCTCGCGCGCACGATCGGCGTGCTCGACGACGTCGTCGGCGTGGTCGCGCTCGCGATGCTCTTCGCGTGGCTGCATCCCTCCGAGGGCGGCAGCTGGAACCTGCCGGGCGTCGGCTGGCTCTTCGTGACGTTCGGCATGGCCGCGACGCTCGGGCTCGTGATGTACGCGGTGCTCCGAGGGACCGAGTCGGCCGCGGAGAGCTCGGCGCTCCTGATCGGCTGCGTCTGCTTCACCGCCGGCATGGCGGGCTTCTTCTCGCTGCCGCCGCTCGTCGTGTGCTTCCTCGCCGGCATCCTGCTGAAGAACATGCCGGGCGGCGACAAGCCGCGTCTGTCGGCGGCGTTCGCGCGTCTCGAGCGGCCGATCTACTTGGTGTTCCTGGTCGTCGTCGGCGCGCTCTGGCGCGTGGACGACTGGCGCGGCTGGGTGCTGCTGCCGGTGTTCGTCGTCGCGCGCATCGTCGGCCGCGCGCTCGGCGCGCGCGTCGCGCGGCGCCTGCCGCACGACGCGCGTCATCCCGGGCTCGACGAGATGCCGACGCCCGACCTGATCACGCCGCCGATGGGCGCGCTCGCGCTCGCGTTCGTGATCACCGCGCGCACGCTCTACGAGAGCCCCGCGACCCAGGCGATCGTCACCGCGGTGATCGGCGGTGCGGTCGCGACCGAGATCATCGTGCAGATCACGTCGCGCAAGTCGCGCGCGCGCCGCGCGGGCGCGACGCGCTCGGGCGAGACGAGCATCTCGTCGGCCGGCGTCCGCCCCTCGACGCCGACCCCGCTGCCCGCCGCGCCCCCTCCGAGCGAGCCTCCTCCTCCGCACGCGGGGACGGACGAAGCGGATCGTTCATCCAATTGA
- a CDS encoding alpha/beta hydrolase — protein MTTTETFMLRADDGVEIAVHRWLPAGKPRGIVQIAHGMAEHGKRYARLAQQLNDAGWAVYASDHRGHGLTAKTDAEVGHFCDEDGWNRVIADLRMIAQHARREHPGVPYVLFGHSMGSFLAQTLVLRHPQELDALVLSGSTAGGGPLVAAGKQAAKLERIRVGKRGTSPLLTQLSFGSYNRGFEGRTKYDWLSRDPVEVDLYCADARCGFEVTTQTWIDLLGALEELGRGQWSRLPRELPILVFAGELDPVGERGKGVRRLVDTMRKAGLGRVTDRLYPAGRHEMINETNRDEVMGSLVRWLDEHVPRA, from the coding sequence ATGACGACGACCGAGACGTTCATGCTGCGGGCCGACGACGGCGTGGAGATCGCGGTGCATCGCTGGCTTCCTGCAGGGAAGCCGCGTGGAATCGTACAGATCGCGCACGGCATGGCGGAGCACGGCAAGCGCTACGCGCGCCTCGCGCAGCAGCTCAACGACGCGGGCTGGGCCGTGTACGCGAGCGATCACCGCGGCCACGGGCTCACCGCGAAGACGGACGCCGAGGTCGGTCACTTCTGCGACGAGGACGGCTGGAACCGCGTCATCGCCGACCTCCGCATGATCGCGCAGCACGCGCGCCGCGAGCACCCCGGCGTGCCCTACGTGCTCTTCGGGCACTCGATGGGCTCCTTCCTCGCGCAGACGCTGGTGCTGCGTCATCCGCAGGAGCTCGACGCGCTCGTGCTGTCGGGCTCGACCGCGGGCGGCGGTCCGCTCGTCGCGGCGGGCAAGCAGGCCGCGAAGCTCGAGCGCATCCGGGTCGGCAAGCGCGGCACGAGCCCGCTGCTCACGCAGCTCTCGTTCGGCAGCTACAACCGCGGCTTCGAAGGACGCACGAAGTACGACTGGCTCTCGCGCGATCCCGTCGAGGTCGACCTGTACTGCGCGGACGCGCGCTGCGGCTTCGAGGTCACGACCCAGACCTGGATCGATCTGCTCGGCGCGCTCGAGGAGCTCGGGCGCGGACAGTGGTCGCGCTTGCCGCGCGAGCTGCCGATCCTGGTGTTCGCGGGCGAGCTCGATCCGGTCGGCGAGCGCGGCAAGGGCGTGCGCCGGCTCGTCGACACGATGCGCAAGGCGGGCCTCGGGCGCGTGACCGATCGCCTCTATCCCGCGGGCCGCCACGAGATGATCAACGAGACCAACCGCGACGAGGTGATGGGCTCGCTCGTGCGCTGGCTCGACGAGCACGTGCCGCGCGCGTGA
- the ltrA gene encoding group II intron reverse transcriptase/maturase, with amino-acid sequence MSTNVVQNNATGGKGPWGSHVEEAGKREGMAGRTGPNDPGGRRPREEVRQLQRRLWVAAKRAPGRRFHALYDHIWRSDVLREAWKRVEANKGAAGVDGQTIAEVKQYGVERFLEELGDALRSKTYRPEVVLRRYIPKADGRKRPLGIPTVRDRVVQMAAKLVLEPIFEADFLPCSWGFRPKRGALGALETLRKLGAKGHLHVLDADIRDYFGSIDHDKLMKLVARRISDRRMLKLVRQWLEAGVMDEGVVARNVAGAPQGGVISPLLSNIYLHVLDVTWMRRSAPPGTLVRYADDFVVMCKTKRECEEAERRIRVILGRLGLELHPDKTRRVELYDGKQGFDFLGHHLHKRMSGALWEKKGRRLYFLHRWPSARAMKRVRQRVKELTPRRRCHADLREVIADLNPVLRGWGNYFRTGNAAKKFNQLDSYVWRRLRDLRVERKGRHLKPGESSRWTREYFWSLGLHRLRGTVQYPERAFFREVA; translated from the coding sequence ATGTCGACGAACGTCGTGCAGAACAACGCGACGGGAGGGAAGGGTCCCTGGGGCAGTCACGTCGAGGAAGCAGGTAAGCGCGAGGGAATGGCCGGCAGGACCGGACCTAACGACCCCGGCGGCCGTAGGCCGCGCGAAGAAGTGCGACAACTGCAGAGGCGACTGTGGGTCGCGGCCAAGCGAGCACCTGGAAGACGTTTCCACGCTCTTTATGACCACATCTGGAGGAGTGACGTCCTTCGGGAAGCGTGGAAGCGAGTCGAGGCGAACAAGGGCGCGGCGGGCGTCGATGGCCAGACGATCGCCGAGGTGAAGCAGTACGGAGTCGAGCGCTTCCTCGAAGAGCTCGGCGACGCACTGCGGAGCAAGACGTACCGGCCCGAGGTGGTGCTGCGCCGGTACATCCCGAAGGCAGATGGAAGGAAGCGGCCGCTGGGGATTCCGACGGTCCGGGATCGAGTGGTCCAGATGGCGGCGAAGCTGGTGCTGGAGCCGATCTTCGAGGCGGACTTTCTTCCGTGCTCGTGGGGCTTCCGGCCGAAGCGGGGCGCGCTGGGTGCGCTGGAGACGCTGAGGAAGCTCGGCGCGAAAGGGCATCTCCACGTGCTCGACGCCGACATCCGCGACTACTTCGGGAGCATCGATCACGACAAGCTGATGAAGCTCGTCGCTCGACGCATCTCGGATCGGCGGATGCTCAAGCTGGTGCGGCAGTGGCTCGAAGCGGGGGTGATGGACGAGGGCGTCGTGGCTCGCAACGTCGCGGGCGCGCCGCAGGGCGGAGTCATCTCTCCGCTGCTCTCGAACATCTACCTGCACGTGCTCGACGTGACGTGGATGCGCAGGAGCGCCCCGCCCGGGACGCTGGTGCGCTACGCGGACGACTTCGTCGTGATGTGCAAGACGAAGCGCGAGTGCGAAGAGGCAGAGAGGCGCATTCGAGTCATCCTCGGGCGCCTCGGTCTCGAGCTGCATCCGGACAAGACGAGGCGAGTCGAGCTCTACGATGGCAAGCAGGGCTTCGATTTTCTCGGACATCACCTGCACAAACGCATGAGCGGAGCGCTGTGGGAGAAGAAAGGCAGACGCCTCTATTTCCTGCATCGCTGGCCGTCCGCGCGCGCGATGAAGCGGGTGAGACAGCGCGTGAAGGAGCTGACCCCGAGGAGGCGGTGCCACGCGGATCTTCGCGAGGTGATCGCCGATCTCAACCCCGTGCTGCGGGGCTGGGGCAACTACTTCCGCACCGGAAATGCCGCCAAGAAATTCAACCAACTCGACAGCTACGTCTGGCGTCGGCTGCGGGACCTGCGCGTGGAGCGCAAGGGCCGGCATCTGAAGCCGGGGGAGTCGAGCAGGTGGACGCGCGAGTACTTCTGGAGCCTCGGACTTCATCGCCTGCGAGGGACCGTGCAGTACCCCGAGCGAGCCTTCTTCCGGGAGGTCGCGTAA